One part of the Brevundimonas sp. NIBR11 genome encodes these proteins:
- a CDS encoding helix-turn-helix transcriptional regulator — translation MSRVSGASDETGALQRIGSVIRECRRETHLSQEALADAAGIDRSHMGKIERGERNVTLLNLIRIAGALGRLPSTLMAQADL, via the coding sequence ATGTCGAGGGTATCCGGGGCAAGTGACGAAACTGGAGCGCTACAGCGCATCGGCTCGGTCATTCGCGAATGCCGTCGCGAGACGCATCTGTCTCAGGAGGCGCTAGCCGATGCCGCTGGGATCGACCGTTCGCATATGGGCAAGATCGAGCGGGGGGAGCGAAACGTGACCCTGCTTAACCTTATTCGGATCGCCGGGGCGCTGGGCCGTCTCCCGTCCACCTTGATGGCGCAGGCGGATTTGTAG